A genome region from Babesia bigemina genome assembly Bbig001, chromosome : I includes the following:
- a CDS encoding heat shock protein 70, putative, whose protein sequence is MSFLSRLFAFGSPAYRNVLAHRKLTTSRLLRSKVQGDVVGIDLGTTNSCVAVMEGSHPKVIENSEGMRTTPSVVAFTDDGQRLVGVVAKRQAVTNPENTVFATKRFIGRRFDDDVTKKEQKTLPYKIVRASNGDAWIEAQGKQYSPSQIGACILSKMKETAESHLGRKVGKAVITVPAYFNDSQRQATKDAGKIAGLDVLRIINEPTAAALAFGLEKNDGKTIAVYDLGGGTFDISILEILGGVFEVKATNGNTSLGGEDFDQRILQYLIAEFKKQQGIDLTNDKLALQRLREAAESAKVELSSKTQTEINLPFITADMTGPKHMQFKLTRAKLEEICDDLLKGTIEPCEKCLKDAGIGAKDLNDIILVGGMTRMPRVSDIVQRIFGKEASKSVNPDEAVAMGAAIQAGVLKGEIKDLLLLDVCPLSLGIETLGGVFTRLINRNTTIPTKKSQVFSTAADNQTQVGIKVYQGERGMAADNQLLGQFELVGIPPAPRGVPQIEVTFDVDANGIMNISAVDKSTGRKQEITIQSSGGLSDEQVERMVKDAEAFKQSDEQRKQLVDARNDAETLCYSVEKQLSDFKDKISEDDKKALEEQLSELRQQMSSEDLDRLKDSHKRLQELSWKVSQQMYQSNQQSGDKGSSEGDAGSENKS, encoded by the coding sequence ATGAGCTTCCTCAGCAGGCTGTTCGCGTTTGGCTCTCCGGCCTACCGCAACGTCCTCGCGCACCGCAAACTGACCACCTCGCGCCTTCTACGCTCCAAGGTGCAGGGCGATGTCGTCGGTATCGACCTGGGTACCACAAACAGCTGTGTTGCGGTCATGGAGGGCTCGCACCCGAAGGTCATCGAGAACTCGGAGGGAATGAGGACCACGCCTTCGGTGGTGGCCTTCACTGACGACGGGCAGCGCCTTGTGGGTGTGGTGGCCAAGCGCCAGGCCGTCACCAACCCGGAGAACACCGTGTTCGCGACCAAACGTTTCATCGGACGTAGATTCGACGACGATGTCACCAAAAAGGAGCAGAAGACGCTCCCGTACAAGATCGTGCGCGCTTCGAACGGCGACGCCTGGATCGAAGCCCAGGGCAAGCAGTACTCGCCCAGCCAGATCGGAGCTTGCATCCTGTCGAAGATGAAGGAGACGGCCGAGTCTCACCTGGGCAGGAAGGTCGGCAAGGCCGTCATCACCGTCCCCGCGTACTTCAACGACTCGCAGAGGCAGGCGACCAAGGATGCTGGTAAAATTGCCGGACTGGACGTGCTCAGGATCATCAACGagcccaccgccgccgctcTGGCCTTCGGACTTGAGAAGAACGACGGAAAGACCATCGCGGTGTACGACCTTGGTGGTGGTACCTTCGACATATCGATCCTCGAGATCCTGGGTGGCGTGTTCGAGGTGAAGGCCACCAACGGCAACACCTCACTGGGAGGCGAGGATTTCGACCAGCGCATCCTGCAGTACCTGATCGCggagttcaagaagcagcagGGCATCGACCTGACGAACGACAAGTTGGCACTCCAGCGCCTCCGTGAGGCGGCGGAGTCCGCCAAGGTCGAGCTCTCCAGCAAGACGCAGACGGAAATCAACCTGCCGTTCATCACCGCGGACATGACCGGACCCAAGCACATGCAATTCAAGCTGACTCGCGCCaagctggaggagataTGTGACGACCTCCTCAAGGGCACCATTGAGCCGTGCGAGAAGTGTCTGAAGGACGCCGGCATCGGCGCCAAGGACCTCAACgacatcatcctcgtcggAGGCATGACCCGCATGCCCCGCGTGAGCGACATCGTGCAGCGCATCTTCGGAAAGGAGGCCTCGAAGTCGGTCAACCCGGACGAGGCTGTGGCCATGGGTGCCGCCATTCAGGCTGGTGTGCTCAAGGGTGAAATAAAGGATCTGCTGTTGCTGGACGTGTGCCCGCTGTCGCTTGGTATCGAGACGCTCGGCGGTGTGTTCACCAGGCTCATCAACCGCAACACCACCATCCCCACCAAGAAGAGCCAGGTGTTCTCCACGGCGGCTGACAACCAGACGCAGGTGGGCATCAAGGTCTACCAGGGTGAGCGTGGCATGGCCGCGGACAACCAGCTGCTGGGCCAGTTCGAACTGGTGGGTATCCCTCCGGCGCCCCGCGGCGTGCCTCAGATTGAGGTCACCTTCGACGTTGACGCCAACGGTATCATGAACATCAGCGCCGTTGACAAGTCCACTGGACGCAAGCAGGAGATCACTATCCAGAGCAGCGGCGGGCTCAGCGACGAGCAGGTCGAACGCATGGTCAAGGACGCGGAGGCGTTCAAGCAGTCTGACGAGCAGCGCAAGCAGCTGGTAGACGCACGCAACGACGCGGAGACGCTCTGCTACTCCGTGGAGAAGCAGTTGAGCGATTTCAAGGACAAGATCTCGGAGGACGACAAGAAGGCCCTGGAGGAACAGCTCAGcgagctccgccagcagatgagcagtgaggaccTCGACCGCCTCAAGGACTCCCACAAGCGCCTGCAGGAGCTGTCGTGGAAGGTCTCCCAGCAGATGTACCAGTCCAACCAGCAGTCGGGCGACAAAGGGAGCTCGGAGGGCGACGCCGGCTCGGAGAACAAGAGCTGA
- a CDS encoding ribosomal protein S14, putative gives MAARNPGPIILDPPFGFPSFKNWVQRDSLSRRLFRESEVNTRVYKVVYRNMGLKGHIPIDNKVGLYRVRMRCIFGGYGHGVFRFTRMSKMAFQQVAREGWLRRYGYRPDLFR, from the coding sequence ATGGCTGCCCGCAACCCAGGACCGATAATTTTGGACCCTCCATTCGGGTTTCCCTCTTTCAAGAACTGGGTTCAACGCGACTCGCTATCGCGCCGTCTCTTTCGCGAGTCGGAGGTGAACACCCGCGTTTACAAGGTGGTGTACCGTAATATGGGTTTGAAGGGGCACATACCAATAGACAACAAGGTGGGACTCTACCGAGTTCGGATGCGCTGTATTTTTGGCGGATACGGCCACGGCGTGTTCAGGTTCACCCGCATGTCCAAGATGGCGTTTCAGCAGGTGGCGCGGGAAGGCTGGCTACGCCGATACGGCTATCGTCCGGACCTGTTCCGATGA
- a CDS encoding Ribosome-binding protein 1: MASHGVPLKTLKDCLQFLQWLENDSNMQGLVGHRLDKLLEKRYENVNASLIAKELSQFLNSASTFHKKLCTKPSGSYTGNKSAKNVTNALLDCIPRFLSAIYFLRYKVDVNFKALGGGDWAYKDVGVIAMYARFHKDVAERMIRTAGDIDKYLITKSGDEYGGIVPGGFEPGELKEGYRVSRSEGYNPGSAMLGDLQNILEKYSNQNRQNYFLDVFSTTVLSNSGADTSNVANALRLVQDFCKIFDEVNESDFENHLYTKDRCFDLPQLQKHCKNLIGPLNKLFNQDAFSFTGYAREYKKLKKQDIAKKMASWFKRNLETVMRHIKEIEGFTSKKNFKSVSVRKGTAPSTHIKAELEKYFTENFIRYGFTFYHHEYKTRDPPYNVLKTDWDGVIGMLKTPGSGLDELLQILNGEKCKQRMKDEEDEEAKEEPEDMELLNGEMVPVSKKEEPPPGKVPDDPKEVVPEMKSAPADGPPKSAATRAQGVDSPSEKVEGAQNQGKKAEGAQNQGKKAEGTPNQGSNHSVANTSSSPVLQAVQTQPPSDSRAGYEPPGDPVPSSGQVRDGQAVSSGSVPQGGQVAQSGARDDATTSSAAASASGGGGASRGGGGNNRINFPFDVDTAIQKFTKQNQQRLKEAESFLDNLEKRKENRVAERSKEDDYLQSELKMLERSLPVLGGVTIPNPVTVFDGLDGLVSQDDTQSLPDPILQQQEADDEWKFEQQKAYEVQEDYFQKLTEVINRSQHGGLFNGLKTTVIKDSASHPFYDGTLTRIDGNKLQHPSHTNEQEKQKVDDANHFWVKFHEQQKQRESDELDKIMNETDKIKKQVEAKYAADQIIGREFFEQDLLEDVHEELIDIPPQPTVDGYAISRETNVKTYIPPPVIDTEPADLLVERQNMWLFQGGTESGDDLDSKLEMDIENQALRKNASSLYGFAVPNPVNHYSLLDGTTLHDDSQSLPDAARQQQEADEEWKGRLQKIHQQQESDAKTLSERIKQTQYDTLLKQVEKNVPEGDVIKYSPPDLTKIGTPIGYPLKHKKTDYPQFYDNRSKESQKFRPAGPQGIVLSQSGQMKARLPPLRKKSHVSPISMQLDGMPPSILVDSIGYDLTRSPDQKVKHDVPITSHYTPPPPLTGKPTDNNAIVSDGSFVEPATLPPALPPPIDFVFKAATPRLEKVPDPDPLDLHIDIPKLTLPDKDLDFDLDFDDDSTHIKDNTLPNPIVPSTHAISFTLPPPDPIQSLPPPEDFDKKTIKQPDITLCLSSWATPTPTHGSSDIPETELFPAEAPRTVRDMLTWLAGLRNPKHHDTLKQCINKAFSGHHKDPSQLAIFINHAKIRPGDVFDILQLTAMFAGSVLTSIAPNWKANVSSRIVKPNSSTQSEVPDCCALLCQLRDYVYACHHQLQFLKAQCNRDKLSGGWKNDEYGSDITASNSPLQAFLTDGWDSTFETHLFDPCNLCHKSRIRMGFKKNDLPKTSQLGSVISTILSPSCGGEEHGALVNTVL, encoded by the coding sequence ATGGCGTCACATGGAGTTCCGCTAAAGACTCTTAAGGACTGTCTCCAGTTCCTTCAGTGGTTAGAAAATGATAGTAATATGCAGGGCCTTGTCGGCCATAGACTGGATAAGCTGCTTGAGAAAAGATATGAAAATGTTAATGCATCGCTAATTGCTAAAGAACTGTCCCAATTCCTTAATTCCGCATCTACGTTTCATAAGAAGTTATGCACAAAACCTAGTGGTTCATACACTGGCAATAAAAGCGCTAAAAATGTTACAAACGCACTACTCGACTGCATTCCCAGATTTCTCTCAGCGATTTATTTCTTGCGGTACAAGGTGGATGTGAATTTCAAGGCACTTGGCGGAGGGGATTGGGCATATAAGGATGTTGGAGTGATTGCAATGTACGCTAGATTTCATAAAGATGTAGCCGAACGTATGATACGCACTGCTGGTGATATCGATAAATATCTCATTACGAAGTCCGGTGATGAGTACGGTGGCATTGTACCTGGTGGGTTTGAGCCAGGTGAGTTAAAAGAAGGTTATCGTGTCAGCCGTAGCGAGGGCTATAACCCGGGTTCTgctatgctaggtgacctGCAAAATATATTGGAGAAGTACTCCAATCAGAACAGGCAGAATTATTTCCTTGATGTGTTTTCCACAACTGTGTTGTCAAACTCTGGTGCCGATACGTCCAACGTCGCAAATGCCCTTCGACTGGTGCAAGATTTTTGTAAGATATTTGACGAAGTAAATGAGAGCGATTTCGAAAATCATTTGTACACGAAAGATAGGTGCTTCGATTTGCCACAATTGCAAAAACATTGCAAAAATCTTATAGGACCTCTCAACAAATTGTTCAACCAGGACGCCTTTTCCTTCACCGGTTATGCGCGGGAATACAAGAAGCTTAAAAAGCAGGATATTGCTAAGAAAATGGCGAGTTGGTTTAAAAGAAATCTGGAAACGGTGATGAGGCATATTAAGGAAATTGAAGGTTTTACTAGCAAAAAAAACTTCAAAAGTGTATCCGTTCGGAAGGGTACTGCTCCGTCTACGCATATTAAAGCAGAGCTCGAGAAATACTTCACTGAGAACTTTATCCGCTACGGATTTACATTTTATCATCACGAATATAAAACGCGCGACCCTCCGTATAATGTTTTAAAAACGGATTGGGATGGGGTAATAGGGATGCTTAAGACACCTGGCAGCGGTTTGGATGAACTTCTGCAAATTTTGAATGGTGAGAAGTGTAAACAAAGGATGAAAGATGAAGAAGATGAAGAGGCTAAGGAAGAGCCAGAGGATATGGAATTGCTAAATGGTGAGATGGTTCCTGTCTCCAAAAAGGAGGAGCCTCCGCCTGGCAAGGTCCCCGACGATCCCAAGGAAGTTGTGCCCGAGATGAAATCAGCTCCGGCAGATGGGCCACCGAAGTCGGCTGCCACTAGAGCTCAGGGTGTTGATAGTCCGAGTGAGAAagtggagggagcacagaaccagggcaagaaggcggagggagcgcagaaccagggcaagaaagcggagggaacTCCAAATCAAGGAAGTAATCACAGTGTAGCAAATACTTCTAGTTCACCGGTTTTACAGGCAGTACAAACTCAGCCTCCAAGTGATTCACGTGCAGGCTATGAGCCACCTGGTGACCCTGTTCCCAGTAGTGGACAGGTCCGGGATGGTCAGGCGGTTTCTTCGGGATCTGTTCCACAAGGTGGTCAAGTAGCTCAGTCAGGTGCAAGGGATGATGCCACGACATCCTCTGCTGCAGCTTCGGCTTCAGGTGGAGGTGGAGCCAGTAGAGGGGGTGGGGGAAATAATAGGATTAATTTTCCCTTCGATGTGGACACTGCCATACAAAAATTCACGAAGCAAAATCAGCAGAGACTAAAAGAAGCTGAATCATTCCTGGATAACTTGGAAAAACGCAAAGAGAATCGTGTAGCGGAACGTTCGAAAGAAGATGACTATCTACAGTCGGAACTTAAGATGTTAGAGCGGAGTTTACCTGTTCTTGGTGGTGTAACCATTCCAAACCCTGTTACAGTCTTCGATGGCCTGGATGGCTTAGTGTCGCAGGATGACACTCAGTCTCTCCCCGACCCAATACTACAACAACAGGAGGCAGACGATGAATGGAAATTTGAGCAGCAGAAGGCATACGAGGTGCAGGAAGACTATTTTCAGAAGCTAACAGAAGTGATAAATCGTTCTCAGCATGGAGGACTATTTAATGGACTTAAAACTACTGTTATAAAAGATTCTGCCTCTCATCCATTTTATGACGGTACATTAACACGCATTGACGGTAACAAACTGCAACACCCATCGCACACGAACGAACAAGAGAAGCAAAAAGTCGACGATGCCAATCACTTCTGGGTAAAATTTCATGAACAACAAAAGCAACGTGAAAGTGATGAACTGGATAAGATTATGAATGAGACAGACAAGATAAAAAAGCAGGTCGAAGCAAAGTATGCTGCGGATCAAATCATTGGTAGAGAATTTTTCGAGCAGGACCTGCTTGAAGATGTACATGAGGAACTCATCGACATACCACCGCAACCCACGGTTGATGGCTACGCAATATCGCGAGAGACTAATGTAAAAACATATATACCACCTCCGGTGATAGATACGGAACCAGCAGATCTGCTCGTAGAACGACAAAATATGTGGCTATTTCAGGGAGGTACAGAATCGGGAGATGACTTGGACAGTAAGCTGGAGATGGACATTGAGAATCAAGCACTTCGTAAAAACGCATCGTCGCTTTATGGTTTTGCAGTTCCAAACCCCGTTAATCACTACAGCTTACTGGATGGGACGACGTTGCACGATGATTCGCAGTCTCTCCCTGACGCTGCACGTCAACAACAGGAAGCAGACGAAGAATGGAAAGGACGACTGCAGAAAATTCATCAGCAGCAGGAAAGCGACGCTAAGACTCTGAGTGAAAGAATAAAGCAAACTCAGTATGATACACTGCTTAAGCAAGTTGAGAAGAATGTACCGGAGGGCGACGTTATCAAGTATTCCCCACCAGACCTTACGAAAATTGGGACGCCGATAGGTTACCCTTTAAAGCATAAGAAAACTGATTATCCACAATTCTACGATAATAGAAGCAAAGAGTCGCAGAAGTTTAGGCCTGCTGGACCTCAAGGAATCGTATTATCGCAAAGTGGTCAGATGAAGGCACGTCTCCCACCGCTTCGAAAGAAATCACATGTATCTCCGATTTCGATGCAATTGGATGGGATGCCTCCTTCTATTTTAGTGGATTCCATTGGATACGACCTAACGCGTTCTCCGGATCAAAAGGTAAAACATGATGTTCCGATTACATCACACTACACGCCGCCACCTCCACTAACAGGTAAGCCAACGGACAACAATGCAATAGTTTCGGACGGTTCATTCGTGGAACCTGCCACTTTACCTCCCGCGCTCCCTCCGCCCATCGATTTCGTTTTCAAGGCTGCCACCCCTAGATTGGAAAAAGTACCTGACCCAGACCCATTAGACCTCCATATCGACATCCCCAAACTCACATTGCCAGACAAAGACCTCGACTTTGACTTGGATTTTGACGATGACTCAACGCATATTAAGGATAACACTCTGCCCAACCCTATCGTTCCTTCCACTCATGCAATCTCATTcactcttccacctccagACCCGATACAGTCTCTGCCGCCACCCGAAGACTTCGATAAAAAGACTATCAAACAACCGGACATTACATTGTGCCTCTCTTCCTGGGCTACTCCAACACCCACGCATGGATCTAGCGACATTCCCGAGACGGAGCTGTTCCCTGCCGAGGCACCGCGCACCGTCCGGGATATGCTCACTTGGCTCGCAGGGCTTCGGAACCCAAAGCATCACGATACCCTGAAACAATGTATTAACAAAGCATTTAGCGGCCATCATAAGGACCCTTCACAGCTTGCAATATTCATTAACCACGCCAAAATCAGACCCGGAGATGTCTTCGACATACTCCAGCTTACcgccatgtttgcaggttccgTGCTCACCTCCATTGCGCCTAACTGGAAGGCAAACGTGTCATCAAGAATCGTGAAGCCTAACTCTTCCACCCAATCCGAGGTACCTGATTGCTGCgccctcctctgccagctgcgtgactacgtctacgcctgccaccaccagttgcagttcctcaaggcgcagtgtaatCGGGATAAACTAAGTGGTGGTTGGAAAAATGATGAgtacggcagtgacatcactgcttccaattcccccctccaggcgttcctgactgacggctgggactccaccttcgagactcacctcttcgacccgtgcaacctgtgccacaagagcagaatcaggatgggatttaaGAAGAATGATTTGCCAAAGACCTCGCAACTGGGGAGTGTCATTTCCACCATCCtctctcccagctgcggcggtgaggagcATGGCGCTCTAGTAAACACAGTATTGTGA